The DNA window GCCACGAATAGATCGTCTGGTCCGGGTCGCCCACGATGAACAGATTGCCGTGCTTTTCGGCCAGAATGCGCGCAATCTTGTACTGTCGTCCGCTCACATCTTGGAACTCGTCTACCATGACGTACTGCATCCGGTCCTGCCACTTCTGCCGGACGTCGGGCGCATGTTCGAGCAGGTAGAGGGCAAAATTAATGAGATCATTGAAGTCGCAGCCGAAACATTTTCGTTGTTCCTGAAGGTAGCGCAGGAAGATCGCCTCGTCCCGGCTGCCCGCCTGCGCCACGGCTGCCGCCAGCGGCTGCCCGTCGGGCGTGCTGAGGTGATCGATGTAGCTCTGTGCCAGCAGCTTTTTGGCCTCCAACACCTCGTCGATGGTCCGTTTTATCGTAGTCTCCCGCAAAGTCAGACCCATGTCGCCGAAAACCTTCAGCAGCAGTTGCTTTTGGTCCTCGATGTCCAGGATGAGGAAGTTCTTCGGGTAGTGCAGTCTGTGGATGTCCTCGCGCAGGAGATGCACGCAGAAGGCGTGGAAGGTGCCGAGAAAACCGAGATCCAGGTCGCCGAGTACGGCGCGCACCCGGTGCTGCATCTCGTGGGCCGCCCGGTTTGTGAATGTGGCGCAAAGGATGTTGCGCGGGGCGATGCCGAGCGCGGAGACGAGATGGCAGAAGCGGGCTGTCAGCGCCCGCGTCTTGCCCGTGCCTGCCCCGGCGGCCACTCGCACGGCGCCCTCCGTCGTCAGGACAGCCTCTCGCTGCGCCTCATTGAGGCCGGTCGCGTCGTTTGTCGTCACGAGAAAGATCCCCCCTCGTTATCCAAAGTCAAAGGGCATCGCATGTTGTGCCTCTATTCGTTGATTCTGGTCAGTATAACATATTTTCTTGAAAAATGCAATGAGTAATTTGGATTTAATATGAATAAGCAACATTGAATCAAAAAACAGTCGTCGACCAGGGCAGATTTTCGTTGTATTTTCTGTTCATAGAAAATTTACAATTGTTATGCGGAAACCCTCCTTGACGCGGGCATGTAAAAACAACATGACAGCGGTGGCGGAACATGATATAATGCCCGTGACGGTTCTGTTTTGGGTATGAAACGAACAGAGCGCACAAAAAGGAAAATATTTACAAATGTGGAGTGCAACGCTCCATATTATGGGAGAAACCTCCATGTTCGATTACATCCGAGGCGAGGTGGCGCACACGGAGCCCTATCTGGCCGTGATTGATGCCGGCGGCGTGGGGTACGCCTGCCACACCAGTCTTTCGACGCTGCGGACGCTGCACACGGGACAGACGGCCCGACTGTATACCTTTTTGTATCTCCGCGAGGGCATCTGCGATCTGTACGGCTTCGCCGCGCGAGAGGAGCTTGCGGCCTTCAAGATGTTGATCGGCATCTCGGGCGTGGGTCCGCGCGTGGCCACGGCCATTTTATCGGTCACAACGCCAGAGCGGCTGGCTCTCTCGGTGCTCACCGGTGACGAGAAGGCGCTGACAGCGGCGTCGGGCGTCGGCAAAAAGCTGGCGCAGCGCATCGTACTGGAACTGAAAGACAAACTCGGCAAGTCGTTTTCCGCCCCGGCGTCGACCTCCGGGTCGGCGTCTCTCGTCGGGCCGGGCGCCCTCACGCAGGTGGGCGAGGCGCAGGCCGCTCTGATGGTCCTGGGTTACTCCGCCGCGGAGTCGCTCCAGGCGCTGAACGGCATCGACGCGGAAGAGATGAGCGTGGAGGCGCTGATCCGTGCGGCATTGCGCCGTATGGTGAAGTGACCGGATGAATCCCATTTCGGGGGGAGGGCGCGGCGATGGGCATTCAATTTGACGATATGGAAGAGCGGCTCGTCACCGCTTCGTTGCTGCGGGACGACGACACGGAGGTATCGTTGCGCCCACATACCCTGCTTGAGTATATGGGGCAGGAAAAGGCCAAGGAGAGCCTGCGTATCTACATAGAGGCGGCCCGGGGCCGACGGGAGCCGCTGGACCATGTGTTGCTCTATGGGCCGCCTGGGCTCGGCAAGACGACGCTGGCCGGTGTCATCGCCCACGAGATGGGTGTGAACATCCGCATCACGTCGGGGCCTGCTATCGAGAAGGCGGGGGATCTCGCGGCGCTGCTCACGAATTTGAGCGAACACGATATCCTTTTTGTGGATGAGATCCACCGCCTGAACCGTGCGGTGGAAGAAG is part of the Oscillospiraceae bacterium genome and encodes:
- the ruvA gene encoding Holliday junction branch migration protein RuvA, with protein sequence MFDYIRGEVAHTEPYLAVIDAGGVGYACHTSLSTLRTLHTGQTARLYTFLYLREGICDLYGFAAREELAAFKMLIGISGVGPRVATAILSVTTPERLALSVLTGDEKALTAASGVGKKLAQRIVLELKDKLGKSFSAPASTSGSASLVGPGALTQVGEAQAALMVLGYSAAESLQALNGIDAEEMSVEALIRAALRRMVK